A window of Gammaproteobacteria bacterium genomic DNA:
AGGAAGTGTTGACCTACCGTTACACCGGGGACAACAGTTTGATGAATTGTTTATGTGAGTATTTGCGCTTACATCGGTATTCGCCGGACCCGGTTGCCTTTAAGTTGTCGGTGTTCAGCTTTAGCTCGGCGCACAGCTTTGCCATAGCCAATCGACTGGAAAAACTGTTTGCCGACGTGGTGCTGGCTTTTTACCACGGCGGACGGCCGCAAAAAGTTCGTTATGTATTGGAGGTGGAAAAAGCGTTCTATCTTTTACGTATGGACGGTGATGGTTACACTTATGAGAAAGCGGTAACACCGGCGGAAATGTATGAGCTTCTGTCTAAACCGCAGCTTGAATATGTACCCATAGTGCTGGACTCCAGCACATTATCAGATACGGCTTTTCCGGCATTGTTGAAAAAGAACAAGAAAAACCGAGTGCAGTTGTTTTATGAGCCGGCGCAGGATTCGGTGAATGTCTACGTGCTGGACCATCACGGTTCTGTATTTTATCAGGTCATGCCGTACCACGATGATTTTGCACTACTCAACCAGTTTACTTTGTTTTTTGAGTCCTTGGCTAAGCGCTGTCATGGCGGTGCTAACGATGGCCTGGGTGTTGCTTTGCAGGAACCGGAATTTTGTCGCGTGGATCTGGTGCCCGACTATGGAAAGGGTTATAAAGCCCAATTCGAACGCAAGCTGGTGCGACCGGACAATACCAAACGCAGCTATTTTCATGTGCAGGTTATAGGTGAAGTTGTGGAGCAAAAAACCAACTTCACAATCTATTGTAACAATAAAGAGTTTAGCTCTTGGGATCACGGGATGCAGTTGTTCGAGAAAGTTGCGCTGACGGTGTATTTGTTGCGACAAAGCGGAGAGAAATATCCCATTTATATCACCGATCTGGATTTATCGCCGGAATTGTTGGAGGGCGAAAACTCCGGCGGAGTTCAGCTAATCGAGTATTTAAGATACAAAGAACGGATTGAAAACAAGTTAAATCAGGCGCTTGCAGAGTTGTAGACTAGCCTAAACACGCATTAATCCAAAGGCCAATTTCCTCAATTTCTTCCAGGCAAACACTGTGTTCCATTGGATAGGTGTGCCATTGTACCGGGTAACCCATGGACTGCAATTGTTGCTGTGACATATCCCCGGCTTGGATCGGTACCACCGGGTCATAACTGCCGTGAGCCATAAAGATGGACGTTTGGTGGTTGGCTTCATGGGCTTGTGTTGCTGCCGTATCAGCCAGGGGTAAGTAGCTGGACAATACCATGATGCCTCCCAAGGGTTCGGAAAAGCGTATGCCGGTGTGCAGGGCAATAGCGCCCCCCTGGGAAAATCCCGCCAGGATAATGCGGGTGCTATCTATGCCGGAAGCCTTTTCTTTTTCAATCAGCTGTAACACCGCTGCCTGGGATTGTTGAATACCGGATTCGTCCTGTTGCTCCAATAGCATAGGGGTCTTTATGTCATACCAGGCTCGCATGACAAATCCATTGTTTAGGGTTACCGGCTGCTTAGGGGCGTGGGGAAATACAAATCGAATCCGGTTTAAGTCCTTAAGACCCAGCTGTGACACAATCGGGGCAAAATCATTACCGTCGGCGCCCAGGCCGTGTAACCAGATCACGGCGGCATCGGCCTCATTACCGGATTGGATTTCAATGGTTTCCAACATTTTTGTTCCCTTGTCGTGTGCTTCAGATTCACTGGCATTCTAGCAGGCCGGGCTGAAAAATTCCCTTACCATCTAATAGAAAAGTTGCAAAAAGATAGGGTTAAACAGCGGATTTAGGTATACTCGCGGCTTCAAATCAATCATGGAGGTGTTTGTGATGCAGTCCGTTAAAATGCTCGTGCTGGTGATTTTAGCTGTCACCGTCCTGCTCTCGGTGTCTGCATGTGGACGCAAGGGAAAGTTAGTTAAACCACAAGTTCCTTCGCTGCCGACTCCGGGGCATATGCACAACCCCTCCGCACCGTAAGGTCCAATAGTTTTTTGTAAGCAGTCACGTTAATTTATTGGCAAAGTAAAGATGGATCATTTTCAGTATAAGAACGGCGTATTGCACGCCGAAGATGTGGACTTAAATGAGATAGCCCGGCAAGTGGGTACTCCGTGTTATGTATACTCCCGCGCCACGCTGGAACGGCATTGGCATGCCTTTGATGACGTGTTTAAGGGCGTAGACCATTTGCTTTGCTATGCCGTAAAAGCCAATTCCACTCTGGCCTTGTTGAACCTGTTTGCGCGTAAAGGATCCGGTTTTGATATTGTCTCCGGTGGTGAGCTGCATCGGGTTGTTAAGGCCGGGGGGGATCCGAGTAAAGTGGTTTTCTCCGGAGTAGGTAAATCTGCCGATGAAATGCGTCAGGCCTTGGAAGCGGGTATTCACTGCTTTAACGTAGAGTCCATTCCTGAACTGGAGTTGCTTAATCAAGTGGCAGGAGGCATGAGTAAAAAAGCGCCTGTCTCTTTGCGTATCAATCCGGATGTGGATGCCAAAACCCATCCATACATTTCCACCGGCCTGAAGGAGAATAAATTCGGCATTGAATTTGGTGAAGCCATGAACGCTTATGCCCAGGCAGCCAAAATGCCGCATGTGAATGTTGTGGGTGTGGACTGCCACATTGGTTCACAACTGAGTGCCATCGCCCCCTTTGTGGACGCCCTGAAACGCTTGTTGGCTTTAATTGATGAACTCAATCAAGCCGGTATCCAGCTGCAACATGTGGACGTGGGTGGCGGTCTGGGAATTACTTATAAGGACGAAATTCCGCCACAACCTGCCGAATATGCTCAAGCCATTCGCGGTGAGTTGCAAGGGCGCGGCCTAAACATCGTCTTGGAACCGGGTCGGGCCATTGTGGGAAATGCCGGTGTTTTGTTGACTCAAACCCACTATTTGAAAATGGGAAAGCACAAGAATTTCGCCATTGTCGACGCGGCCATGAATGATTTGTTGCGTCCGTCTCTTTACGGCGCCTGGCAGGACATCGTGCCGGTCAATCCACGAAAAGGCGAGGGCAGCGAGTATGATGTGGTGGGGCCGATTTGTGAAACCGGTGATTTTCTCGGTAAAAACCGTCAACTCAATTTGCAAGCCGGGGATTTGCTGGCGGTTCGATCCGCCGGGGCTTATGGCTTTACCATGAGCTCCAACTACAATACCCGGCCTCGGGCTGCAGAAGTTATGGTGGACGGAGCCAGTACGCACATTATACGCGAACGGGAAAACCTGGATGATCTACTACGGGGCGAACATTTACTGCCCTAAGCTCTTCCAAACCCAATAACGGG
This region includes:
- a CDS encoding alpha/beta hydrolase, with amino-acid sequence MLETIEIQSGNEADAAVIWLHGLGADGNDFAPIVSQLGLKDLNRIRFVFPHAPKQPVTLNNGFVMRAWYDIKTPMLLEQQDESGIQQSQAAVLQLIEKEKASGIDSTRIILAGFSQGGAIALHTGIRFSEPLGGIMVLSSYLPLADTAATQAHEANHQTSIFMAHGSYDPVVPIQAGDMSQQQLQSMGYPVQWHTYPMEHSVCLEEIEEIGLWINACLG
- the lysA gene encoding diaminopimelate decarboxylase, with the protein product MDHFQYKNGVLHAEDVDLNEIARQVGTPCYVYSRATLERHWHAFDDVFKGVDHLLCYAVKANSTLALLNLFARKGSGFDIVSGGELHRVVKAGGDPSKVVFSGVGKSADEMRQALEAGIHCFNVESIPELELLNQVAGGMSKKAPVSLRINPDVDAKTHPYISTGLKENKFGIEFGEAMNAYAQAAKMPHVNVVGVDCHIGSQLSAIAPFVDALKRLLALIDELNQAGIQLQHVDVGGGLGITYKDEIPPQPAEYAQAIRGELQGRGLNIVLEPGRAIVGNAGVLLTQTHYLKMGKHKNFAIVDAAMNDLLRPSLYGAWQDIVPVNPRKGEGSEYDVVGPICETGDFLGKNRQLNLQAGDLLAVRSAGAYGFTMSSNYNTRPRAAEVMVDGASTHIIRERENLDDLLRGEHLLP